A portion of the Sandaracinobacteroides saxicola genome contains these proteins:
- a CDS encoding cold-shock protein gives MSERGEDAGSGEGELKNDIDCSAPALSGRLKWFDAVRGYGFVEVADGGGDLLLHYSVLKAVGRRTLPEGATVRAAVIEGERGRQISELLSIDLTTAVGPDPDLQHRREAGRTDPLDFLDSAGDFIPVQVRWFNRVKGYGFLLADDDPDGPEIFVHMETVRRADLMTLEPGQLLRARVSKGPKGPMAVVIEDDEE, from the coding sequence ATGAGCGAACGGGGAGAAGACGCCGGCAGCGGCGAAGGTGAATTGAAGAATGATATCGATTGCAGCGCGCCCGCGCTGTCCGGTCGGCTGAAATGGTTCGACGCGGTGCGCGGCTATGGCTTCGTCGAGGTGGCGGACGGGGGCGGCGACCTGTTGCTGCATTACAGCGTCCTGAAGGCGGTTGGCCGGCGCACGCTGCCCGAAGGTGCGACTGTTCGCGCCGCGGTCATCGAGGGTGAGCGGGGGCGGCAGATTTCCGAATTGCTCTCGATCGACCTGACGACGGCGGTGGGCCCAGATCCCGACCTGCAACACCGGCGCGAGGCGGGGCGCACCGATCCCCTGGATTTTCTGGACAGCGCGGGTGATTTCATTCCGGTTCAGGTTCGCTGGTTCAATCGGGTGAAGGGATATGGATTCCTGCTGGCGGATGACGATCCCGATGGACCGGAGATATTCGTGCATATGGAAACGGTAAGGCGGGCGGACCTGATGACGCTGGAACCCGGCCAGCTGCTGCGGGCGCGGGTGAGCAAGGGGCCCAAGGGGCCGATGGCGGTTGTGATCGAAGATGATGAGGAATAG
- the aat gene encoding leucyl/phenylalanyl-tRNA--protein transferase: MKTLNTELLVRAYSAGIFPMADSREASEVFWVEPRRRGIIPLDAFHLPRSLAKTLKSERFSHSINRAFETVITACAEPAPGRRQSWINASIHEGYCRMHAAELAHSVEVWDADGRLVGGLYGVHIGAAFFGESMFSRADNASKAALAHLVARLRAGGFTLLDTQFLTNHLAQFGAIEVKRDVYVAALGKAIAGSGDFFAFGAAEGTAGDGFAGGVSGKAIVQRLSQTS; the protein is encoded by the coding sequence ATGAAAACGCTCAATACCGAGCTGCTCGTGCGCGCTTACAGCGCCGGCATCTTTCCCATGGCTGACAGCCGGGAGGCGTCCGAAGTCTTCTGGGTCGAACCCCGCCGCCGCGGCATCATCCCGCTCGACGCCTTCCACCTGCCGCGCTCGCTCGCCAAGACGCTCAAATCCGAACGCTTCAGCCACAGCATCAACCGCGCCTTCGAAACCGTCATCACCGCCTGCGCCGAGCCCGCGCCCGGCCGTCGCCAGAGCTGGATCAACGCCAGCATCCACGAGGGCTATTGCCGCATGCACGCCGCCGAACTCGCCCACAGTGTCGAGGTCTGGGATGCCGACGGCCGGCTGGTCGGTGGCCTCTACGGCGTCCACATCGGCGCCGCCTTCTTCGGCGAATCGATGTTCAGCCGCGCCGACAACGCCAGCAAGGCGGCGCTCGCCCACCTCGTCGCCCGCCTCCGCGCCGGCGGCTTCACTCTCCTGGACACGCAATTCCTCACCAACCACCTGGCGCAGTTCGGCGCCATCGAGGTCAAGCGCGACGTCTATGTCGCCGCGCTCGGCAAGGCGATCGCCGGCTCCGGTGACTTCTTCGCCTTCGGCGCCGCGGAAGGCACCGCCGGCGACGGCTTCGCCGGCGGCGTGTCCGGAAAAGCCATCGTGCAGCGCCTCAGCCAGACATCATAA
- a CDS encoding DUF192 domain-containing protein: MMRNSARAALAALALLLAGVGAAQAATQAAQVAAVPNRGLKVVPLTLVTGAGEHRYRVEVAATPAQQATGMMYRRKVPAGTGMLFPVNPPRSASFWMSNTWVSLDLIFIGADRRVLSIAANAVPLSESLIDSGGPVIAVLELAGGEAARIGLRPGDKVRW, from the coding sequence ATGATGAGGAATAGCGCGCGCGCCGCGCTGGCGGCGCTGGCGCTGCTGCTGGCGGGGGTGGGCGCGGCGCAGGCAGCGACGCAGGCGGCGCAGGTGGCAGCGGTACCGAACCGCGGGCTGAAGGTCGTTCCGTTGACGCTGGTGACCGGGGCGGGCGAGCATCGTTATCGGGTGGAAGTGGCGGCGACCCCGGCGCAGCAGGCGACGGGGATGATGTATCGCCGCAAGGTGCCGGCGGGGACGGGGATGCTGTTTCCGGTCAACCCGCCGCGCAGCGCGAGTTTCTGGATGTCCAACACCTGGGTGTCGCTGGACCTGATCTTCATCGGGGCGGACCGGCGGGTGCTGAGCATCGCCGCCAATGCGGTGCCGCTGTCCGAATCGCTGATTGATTCGGGCGGGCCGGTGATCGCGGTCCTGGAACTGGCGGGTGGCGAGGCGGCGCGGATCGGGCTGCGGCCCGGCGACAAGGTGCGCTGGTAG
- a CDS encoding NADH:ubiquinone oxidoreductase subunit NDUFA12: MSILSKIFTWWNGSTIGTSLYTMRFGREVGRDGDGNVYFQSADGARRWVMYAGVNDSSRVPPEWHLWLHHTRDAAPTDVPLPVKAWEKPWRPNPTGVAPELPSGALAAGGRRARSSADYQAWSPE, encoded by the coding sequence ATGTCGATCCTGTCGAAGATTTTCACCTGGTGGAACGGCTCCACCATCGGCACCAGCCTCTATACGATGCGTTTCGGCCGTGAGGTGGGACGCGATGGCGACGGCAATGTCTATTTTCAGAGCGCTGACGGCGCGCGGCGCTGGGTGATGTACGCCGGAGTCAATGATTCGAGCCGGGTGCCGCCGGAGTGGCACCTGTGGCTGCACCATACGCGCGACGCCGCGCCGACGGATGTGCCGTTGCCGGTGAAGGCGTGGGAGAAGCCGTGGCGGCCGAACCCGACGGGGGTGGCGCCGGAGCTGCCGTCAGGCGCGCTGGCGGCGGGCGGCCGGCGCGCGCGGTCGAGCGCGGATTACCAGGCCTGGTCGCCGGAATGA
- a CDS encoding serine hydrolase yields the protein MTGTPGSMTNCVYGNSDYLLLSLILAKKMGVNSFEAALSSLVLNPLGQTRTRGSRSDPDNQVDGEARHHMTVHSVRDPNDPSDKRWELFHFDCGSSVRHTDERLVAKHYGCWDYEFLDGCGGLSAGIVDMARLCALFAARQNNPVLDTDTLTDMLTAARVATDTLTGPDAHGHHGFDWVANAGSNRWTYSKGGWLPGQGTVLTGDTGGYFYCIAQNGNTHTGYKLEWLDPLKAIVENRDWGSTDHFPAYGMAALPQTGSMSAQQFKLSRKLEQRGATRTLEASMARSFRP from the coding sequence ATGACCGGCACCCCGGGCAGCATGACCAACTGCGTCTATGGCAACAGCGACTATCTGCTGCTCAGCCTGATCCTTGCGAAGAAGATGGGCGTCAACAGCTTCGAGGCCGCGCTCAGCAGCCTCGTGCTCAACCCGCTCGGCCAGACCCGCACCCGCGGCAGCCGCAGCGACCCCGATAACCAGGTCGATGGCGAAGCCCGCCACCACATGACGGTGCACAGCGTCCGCGACCCCAACGACCCCAGCGACAAACGCTGGGAACTGTTCCACTTCGACTGCGGCAGCAGCGTCCGCCATACCGACGAACGCCTTGTCGCCAAACATTATGGCTGCTGGGATTATGAATTTCTCGATGGCTGCGGCGGGCTTTCGGCGGGCATCGTCGACATGGCGCGCCTCTGCGCGCTCTTCGCCGCCCGTCAGAACAACCCCGTGCTCGATACCGACACGCTCACCGACATGCTGACCGCCGCCCGCGTCGCCACCGACACGCTGACCGGCCCCGATGCCCATGGCCACCATGGCTTCGATTGGGTGGCCAACGCCGGCAGCAACCGCTGGACCTATTCGAAGGGTGGCTGGCTCCCCGGCCAGGGCACCGTCCTCACCGGCGACACCGGCGGCTATTTCTACTGCATCGCGCAGAACGGCAACACGCACACGGGCTACAAGCTGGAATGGCTCGACCCGCTGAAGGCCATTGTCGAAAACCGCGACTGGGGCAGCACCGACCATTTCCCCGCCTATGGGATGGCCGCCCTGCCGCAGACCGGCAGCATGTCCGCGCAGCAGTTCAAACTGTCCCGCAAACTCGAGCAGCGCGGCGCCACCCGCACGCTGGAGGCCAGCATGGCCCGCAGCTTCAGACCCTGA
- a CDS encoding Hsp70 family protein, with protein MIIGIDLGTTNSACAIWRDGAAVLVPNRLGQVLTPSAVSVDESGAVLVGLAARERQVSHPLATATAFKRYMGTRHEVTLSGMAFSPEDLSALVLRSLKEDAEAFLGEAVTEAVITVPAYFNDRQRKATKRAGELAGLSVERLINEPTAAALAYGIERRGDESRFLIFDLGGGTFDVSVLELFEGVIEVRASTGDNRLGGEDFNAVLMAMMLDAMGPALAAAARTDPALHERVREAAERARRGLSGASEVVMRLVWREVEHSITVSAEGFEAACAGLLARLREPVVRGMRDSNLRPEALSEIILIGGATRMPVVRRAVAKMFGRFPNSSVNPDEAVALGAAVQAGLKARDAALREVVLTDVAPFSLGIEISERRPDGSEEAGLFSPIIERNTVIPASRVQGYQTTHPQQRHVDLKVYQGEARRVIDNVELGSMRIPVPPSRDGGLVPFECRFSYDINGLLEVDVDVPLSGYRGTLTIVDGEEAPDPAAFAERRAALAALKTHPRESEAVRAVLARAERCYESALGDARGWVNGLIGQFQGVVERQEPRAIEAAIADLNRALDEFEGDAFL; from the coding sequence ATGATCATCGGCATCGATCTGGGAACGACGAACAGCGCCTGCGCGATCTGGCGCGACGGGGCGGCGGTGCTGGTGCCGAACCGGCTGGGGCAGGTGCTGACGCCTTCGGCCGTCAGCGTGGACGAGAGCGGCGCGGTGCTGGTGGGGCTGGCGGCGCGGGAGCGGCAGGTGAGCCACCCGCTTGCCACCGCGACGGCATTCAAACGCTATATGGGAACGCGGCATGAGGTGACGCTGTCGGGCATGGCATTCAGCCCGGAGGACCTGTCCGCGCTGGTGCTGCGCAGCCTGAAGGAGGATGCCGAGGCGTTTCTGGGCGAGGCGGTGACCGAGGCGGTGATCACCGTGCCGGCCTATTTCAACGACCGGCAGCGAAAGGCGACCAAGCGCGCGGGCGAGTTGGCGGGGTTGAGCGTGGAGCGGCTGATCAACGAGCCGACGGCGGCGGCGCTGGCCTATGGCATCGAGCGGCGCGGGGACGAATCGCGGTTTCTGATCTTCGACCTGGGCGGGGGCACGTTCGATGTTTCGGTGCTGGAGCTGTTCGAGGGGGTGATCGAGGTGCGCGCCTCGACCGGGGACAACCGGCTGGGCGGCGAGGATTTCAACGCGGTGCTGATGGCGATGATGCTGGACGCGATGGGGCCGGCGCTGGCGGCGGCGGCGCGGACCGACCCGGCGCTGCACGAGCGGGTGCGGGAGGCGGCCGAGCGGGCGCGGCGCGGGTTGAGCGGCGCATCCGAGGTGGTGATGCGGCTGGTGTGGCGGGAGGTGGAGCACAGCATCACGGTGAGCGCGGAGGGGTTCGAGGCGGCGTGCGCGGGGCTGTTGGCGCGGCTGCGCGAGCCGGTGGTGCGGGGGATGCGCGACAGCAACCTGCGGCCGGAGGCCTTGTCTGAGATCATCCTGATCGGCGGGGCGACGCGGATGCCGGTGGTGCGGCGCGCGGTGGCCAAGATGTTCGGGCGCTTCCCGAACAGCAGTGTCAATCCGGATGAGGCGGTGGCGCTGGGGGCGGCGGTGCAGGCGGGGCTGAAGGCACGCGACGCAGCGTTGAGGGAAGTCGTGCTGACCGATGTGGCGCCGTTCAGCCTGGGGATCGAAATCAGCGAGCGGCGGCCGGACGGCAGCGAGGAGGCGGGGCTGTTCAGCCCGATCATCGAGCGCAACACGGTGATTCCGGCGAGCCGGGTGCAGGGGTATCAGACGACGCACCCGCAGCAGCGGCACGTCGACCTGAAAGTCTATCAGGGCGAGGCGCGACGGGTGATCGACAATGTCGAGCTGGGATCGATGCGGATTCCGGTGCCGCCGTCCAGGGATGGCGGCCTGGTGCCGTTCGAGTGCCGTTTCAGCTATGACATCAATGGCCTGCTGGAGGTGGATGTGGATGTGCCGCTGTCGGGCTATCGCGGCACGCTGACCATCGTGGATGGGGAGGAGGCGCCCGATCCGGCGGCGTTTGCCGAGCGGCGGGCGGCGCTGGCGGCGCTGAAGACGCATCCGAGGGAAAGCGAGGCGGTGCGGGCGGTGCTGGCGCGGGCCGAGCGCTGTTATGAAAGCGCACTGGGGGATGCGCGGGGCTGGGTGAACGGCTTGATCGGGCAGTTCCAGGGGGTGGTGGAGCGGCAGGAGCCGCGCGCGATCGAGGCGGCGATTGCTGATCTGAACCGCGCGTTGGACGAGTTCGAGGGCGACGCGTTTCTGTGA
- a CDS encoding CoxG family protein: MELKGETRIAAPRAAVWAALNDPAILARCIDGVESLTASGDNRFSGVLNARVGPVRAKFSGDVELTELDPPNRYVLVGEGKGGVAGFAKGSAEVVLSDADGGTHLAYLAKSTVGGKLAQLGSRLIEGAAKGYAESFFEKFKAEVEGPPPGDFAHPPVETDGSTPRHDAETLPGRGISPLVWGSALVLLVLALLAWLLTRG, encoded by the coding sequence ATGGAACTGAAAGGCGAAACGCGCATTGCCGCGCCCCGCGCCGCCGTCTGGGCCGCGCTCAACGATCCCGCCATCCTTGCCCGCTGCATCGACGGCGTGGAAAGCCTGACCGCCAGCGGCGACAACCGCTTCTCGGGCGTGCTCAACGCCCGCGTCGGCCCCGTCCGCGCCAAATTCAGCGGCGACGTCGAACTCACCGAACTCGATCCCCCCAACCGCTACGTCCTCGTCGGCGAAGGCAAGGGCGGCGTTGCCGGCTTCGCCAAGGGCAGCGCCGAAGTCGTGCTGAGCGATGCCGACGGCGGCACCCATCTCGCCTATCTCGCCAAAAGCACCGTCGGCGGCAAGCTCGCCCAGCTCGGCAGCCGCCTGATCGAGGGCGCCGCCAAGGGCTATGCCGAAAGCTTCTTCGAAAAGTTCAAGGCCGAGGTCGAAGGCCCGCCGCCGGGCGATTTCGCCCACCCGCCCGTCGAAACTGATGGCAGCACGCCGCGGCACGATGCCGAAACCCTCCCCGGTCGCGGCATCTCCCCGCTGGTCTGGGGCAGCGCGCTTGTGCTCCTGGTCCTCGCGCTGCTCGCCTGGCTGCTGACCCGCGGATGA
- a CDS encoding FAD-binding protein: MQTMNAPTVYFNDATGDDAPGAHVPLLVAGGGAAGWAAALSAAARGIGVAVVEQDARCLGLTSMSQGNAAAAGTRSQRAAGVADDAAAFLADIEAKSAGTACPVISRLVAENGGPCLDWLADEGVRLDFDAGWAPAFGHRTARLHAPPSKTGVELLAMLEAAAVRHGAMLLNEARLAALWVNDGRVRAVGIVRPDGAREVIGCDALVLATSGFNANPTLIARHIPAMAQARVHGWEGDRGDALLLGEALGAMTGDLDSYQGLGMLADPHGIIVNLQLCVAGGIVVNDAGERFQNEVEDVSGAGARVAAQGGAWVVFDARQAAAAEGYPEFAELRALGALREVSRLRLPALAATLAAAEAVHRGERDDPFGRRFEVPPPRGAMQAIRVTGALFHTQGGLQIDARARVVRADGGVFDNLFAAGGAARGISGRGGSGYLPAAGIGHALTTGWVAGRAVRV, translated from the coding sequence ATGCAGACGATGAACGCGCCGACAGTTTATTTCAATGACGCGACAGGAGATGACGCGCCTGGCGCCCATGTGCCCTTGCTGGTGGCGGGTGGCGGCGCGGCGGGATGGGCAGCGGCACTGTCTGCGGCGGCGCGGGGCATCGGGGTGGCGGTCGTGGAGCAGGATGCGCGCTGCCTGGGGTTGACCAGCATGAGCCAGGGCAATGCCGCGGCGGCGGGGACGCGGAGCCAGCGGGCAGCGGGGGTGGCGGACGATGCCGCGGCATTCCTGGCGGATATCGAGGCGAAAAGCGCGGGGACGGCCTGCCCGGTGATTTCGCGACTGGTGGCGGAGAACGGTGGCCCCTGTCTGGACTGGTTGGCGGATGAAGGGGTGCGGCTGGATTTCGATGCCGGCTGGGCGCCGGCATTCGGGCATCGCACGGCGCGGCTGCACGCACCGCCGAGCAAGACAGGGGTGGAGTTGCTGGCGATGCTGGAAGCGGCGGCGGTGCGGCATGGGGCGATGCTGTTGAACGAGGCGCGGCTGGCGGCGCTGTGGGTGAACGATGGCCGGGTGCGGGCGGTGGGAATCGTGCGGCCGGATGGCGCGCGGGAGGTGATCGGTTGCGATGCGCTCGTGCTGGCGACCAGCGGCTTCAACGCCAATCCGACGCTGATCGCGCGGCACATTCCGGCGATGGCGCAGGCGCGGGTGCACGGCTGGGAGGGCGACCGGGGCGATGCGCTGCTGCTGGGCGAGGCGCTGGGCGCGATGACGGGTGATCTCGACAGCTATCAGGGCTTGGGGATGTTGGCCGATCCGCACGGGATCATCGTGAACTTGCAGTTGTGCGTGGCGGGCGGGATCGTGGTGAACGACGCCGGCGAACGGTTCCAGAATGAGGTGGAGGATGTCTCTGGCGCCGGAGCGCGGGTGGCCGCACAGGGCGGAGCCTGGGTGGTGTTCGACGCGCGGCAGGCCGCGGCGGCGGAGGGTTATCCGGAATTTGCCGAACTGCGGGCGCTGGGGGCACTGCGTGAGGTATCGCGGCTGCGCCTGCCGGCGCTGGCAGCAACATTGGCTGCGGCGGAGGCGGTGCATCGGGGCGAGCGCGACGATCCATTCGGGCGGCGGTTCGAGGTGCCGCCGCCAAGGGGCGCCATGCAGGCGATTCGGGTGACGGGGGCGCTGTTTCACACCCAGGGCGGATTGCAGATCGACGCGCGGGCGCGGGTGGTGCGGGCGGATGGTGGGGTGTTCGACAACCTGTTCGCGGCGGGCGGCGCCGCACGCGGGATCAGCGGGCGCGGCGGCAGCGGCTATCTGCCGGCGGCGGGCATCGGCCACGCGCTGACGACGGGCTGGGTGGCGGGGCGCGCGGTCAGGGTCTGA
- the mlaD gene encoding outer membrane lipid asymmetry maintenance protein MlaD: protein MTALLKEHVAEALTGLLVVLVAGWFAFYGWTHSGRGAAANGYAVTARFPNVTGVNVGSDVRVAGMKVGTVTAQVLDAKSFQAVLTLTLDPAVRLPVDSSAAITSEGLLGGSFIALAPGGESDMLRPGDEISDTQGATDLMGLVGSFINRSGETKPAEAAAEDAAK from the coding sequence ATGACCGCTTTGCTGAAGGAGCATGTCGCCGAGGCGCTGACCGGCCTGCTGGTGGTGCTGGTGGCGGGCTGGTTCGCTTTCTATGGCTGGACGCACAGCGGGCGCGGGGCGGCGGCGAATGGCTATGCGGTGACGGCGCGTTTTCCCAACGTGACCGGCGTGAATGTGGGCAGCGATGTTCGCGTGGCGGGCATGAAGGTGGGGACGGTGACGGCCCAAGTGCTGGACGCGAAGAGTTTCCAGGCGGTGCTGACGCTGACGCTGGATCCGGCGGTGAGGCTGCCGGTGGACAGCAGCGCGGCGATCACCAGCGAGGGGTTGCTGGGCGGCAGTTTCATCGCGCTGGCGCCGGGCGGCGAAAGCGACATGCTGCGGCCCGGCGACGAGATCAGCGACACGCAGGGGGCGACGGATTTGATGGGGCTGGTGGGGAGCTTCATCAATCGCAGCGGTGAGACCAAGCCGGCGGAGGCGGCGGCGGAGGACGCGGCGAAGTGA
- a CDS encoding serine hydrolase: MTSFTADNHRAWHDLSEAEHVAQRDTLAAQSFRTLSLSIHGPVSAPRYAAAMVKHATVFAARQVINRSFDQFQADFESLAAEGFGPYVLSATGPADNPRYAAAFRKFGFIPLTRHHLTRARFVEMNREAHDRGDRLLWADAFGAASDPRYCAIWVPNPDRIAWNIDAVDEGGDTLQHRFLAMRATGARPTLVAGTPGGRVMEMFTDTGVGKWDAAVNMTPAEYTARRDTNAAAGRFPLCLNSRGSGADRRYAAIFAGRDDITPRTVRSSGTAAVAAIDTLMGDIIKDRNLRGLAIAVGHRTRLLYARGYTFAEAGYPDITPETRFRQASTSKTWCAAAIWRLMQQDSSFTLDTTLQSVLNLKTPSGGAPKDSRFKDVTIRYLLESTSGIPQGGIYRSKEAVDAAGSTLPPAARRSPAGSPTRT; encoded by the coding sequence ATGACCAGCTTCACCGCCGACAATCACCGCGCGTGGCACGACCTGTCAGAGGCCGAGCATGTCGCCCAGCGCGACACCCTCGCCGCGCAGAGCTTCCGCACCCTGTCGCTCTCCATCCATGGCCCGGTCAGCGCTCCGCGCTATGCCGCCGCCATGGTCAAGCACGCCACTGTCTTCGCCGCACGCCAGGTCATCAACCGCAGCTTCGACCAGTTCCAGGCCGATTTCGAAAGTCTCGCCGCCGAGGGCTTCGGCCCCTATGTGCTCAGCGCCACCGGCCCGGCCGACAACCCCCGCTACGCCGCCGCCTTCCGCAAGTTCGGCTTCATCCCGCTCACCCGCCATCACCTCACCCGCGCCCGCTTCGTCGAAATGAACCGCGAAGCGCATGACCGCGGCGACCGCCTGCTCTGGGCCGATGCCTTCGGCGCCGCCAGCGACCCGCGCTATTGCGCTATCTGGGTGCCCAACCCCGACCGCATCGCCTGGAACATCGATGCGGTGGACGAGGGCGGCGACACGCTCCAGCACCGCTTCCTCGCCATGCGCGCCACCGGCGCCCGCCCCACGCTCGTCGCCGGCACCCCCGGCGGCCGCGTCATGGAGATGTTCACCGACACCGGCGTCGGCAAATGGGACGCCGCCGTCAACATGACCCCTGCGGAATATACCGCTCGCCGCGACACCAACGCCGCCGCCGGCCGTTTCCCGCTCTGCCTGAACAGCCGCGGCAGCGGCGCCGACCGTCGCTACGCCGCCATCTTCGCCGGCCGCGACGACATCACCCCGCGCACCGTGCGCAGCAGCGGGACAGCGGCGGTCGCCGCCATCGACACGCTGATGGGCGACATCATCAAGGACCGCAACCTGCGCGGCCTCGCCATCGCCGTCGGCCACCGCACCCGCCTGCTCTACGCCCGCGGCTACACCTTCGCCGAGGCAGGCTACCCCGACATCACCCCGGAAACCCGTTTCCGCCAGGCCAGCACGTCGAAAACCTGGTGCGCCGCCGCGATCTGGCGCCTGATGCAGCAGGACAGCAGCTTCACGCTGGATACCACGCTGCAATCGGTCCTGAACCTGAAAACCCCTTCGGGCGGCGCCCCAAAAGACAGCCGCTTCAAGGATGTCACCATCCGCTACCTGCTGGAAAGCACCAGCGGCATCCCGCAGGGCGGCATCTACCGCAGCAAGGAAGCGGTGGACGCCGCCGGATCCACCCTCCCGCCAGCGGCACGCAGATCGCCCGCTGGCTCGCCGACCAGGACATGA
- a CDS encoding XdhC family protein, with translation MSDELTDILDAATQWRTDGHGVALATVIATWGSAPRRVGSHLLIRDDGLFLGSVSGGCVEGAVLAEAPDVIDEAGFRRLDFGVADETAWEVGLACGGRISVLLQAIADSAFPPALLGTIAQARSHGTTLTLSTDLATGRTTVGDAPGHTGVFTHRYDPPLRLILVGAVHIAQSLVPLAEALGFTPLIVDPRGAFAAGPRFAGHSVDSRWPDEALADWQPDSATAIVALTHDPKLDDPALAAALRSDAFYVAALGSRKNHAARRERLAAQGFTPQQLDRIHGPAGLAIGAANPAEIALSIAAQMIATWRQAP, from the coding sequence ATGAGCGACGAGCTGACCGACATCCTGGACGCCGCCACGCAATGGCGTACCGACGGCCACGGCGTCGCGCTCGCCACTGTCATCGCCACCTGGGGCAGCGCCCCGCGGCGCGTCGGCAGCCACCTCCTCATCCGCGACGACGGACTCTTCCTCGGCAGCGTCTCGGGTGGCTGCGTCGAAGGCGCCGTGCTCGCCGAAGCGCCTGACGTGATCGACGAAGCCGGCTTCCGCCGCCTCGATTTCGGCGTGGCCGACGAAACCGCCTGGGAAGTCGGCCTCGCCTGCGGCGGGCGGATCAGCGTCCTCCTGCAAGCCATCGCCGACTCCGCCTTCCCCCCCGCGCTGCTGGGCACAATCGCTCAGGCGCGGTCACACGGCACCACGCTCACGCTCAGCACCGACCTTGCCACCGGACGCACAACGGTCGGCGATGCCCCCGGCCACACCGGCGTCTTCACCCACCGCTATGACCCCCCGCTGCGCCTCATCCTGGTCGGCGCCGTCCACATCGCGCAATCGCTGGTGCCGCTCGCCGAGGCACTCGGCTTCACGCCGCTGATCGTCGATCCGCGCGGCGCCTTCGCCGCCGGCCCCCGCTTCGCCGGCCACAGCGTCGACAGCCGCTGGCCGGATGAGGCGCTGGCGGACTGGCAGCCCGACAGCGCCACCGCCATCGTCGCCCTCACCCACGATCCAAAGCTCGACGATCCGGCGCTGGCCGCCGCGCTGCGCTCCGATGCCTTCTACGTCGCCGCGCTCGGCAGCCGCAAAAACCACGCCGCCCGCCGCGAACGCCTCGCCGCCCAGGGCTTCACACCGCAACAGCTCGACCGCATCCACGGCCCCGCCGGCCTTGCCATCGGCGCCGCCAACCCTGCCGAAATCGCGCTCAGCATCGCCGCCCAGATGATCGCCACCTGGCGCCAGGCGCCATGA